Below is a window of Oryza brachyantha chromosome 10, ObraRS2, whole genome shotgun sequence DNA.
CGGCGCCCCGCAGCACGCTGCAGTCGCGGCTTGTCTCGGAGCCGTCGGCGCCGGGGTACACAAGCGGGAGCGGGTTCGCGGCGGAGTTGTTCCCAGGCTGGAACAGGGACTCGCCGTCGAATTCGTCGCCGTTGCCGAGCTTCACGGTGGTGCGTATCGCGCGGTCCATCGTGCCGGCCGCGACGGTGAGCATCCACGGCGCGCCGTTGCCGACCGTGCCGGGCTCCGGGCCCGCGTTGCCCGCGGCGCAGCTGACGACAATGCCACGCTCCATGGCCTTGAAGCCCGCGATGGCGATGGGGTCGTAGTTGAACTGCGTGCCGGAGGTGGCGCCGATGGAGAAGGACAGCACGTCGACGCCGTCCTTCACGGCGGCGTCCAGGCCGGCGATGATGTCCATGATGGAGCAGCGGCTGCGTGTGCACACCTTGTATATCGCGAGGTGCGCGTGCGGCGCCATCCCGGAGGCCGTGCCGTCGGCGTTGCCCCGGACATTGGCGTTCTCCACGAAGTTGCCCGCGGCCGTGCTTGCCGTGTGCGTACCGTGCCCCGCGTcgtccaccggcggcgccgacgagttCACCGCGGCGCTCCCGAACGCGCGCGCCCCGATGATCTTGTTGTTgcatccgccgccggcgatcgccTTGAACTCGCACGTACCCTTCCACTTCTTGGGCGGCGGCTggaggccgtcgtcgccgaacGACGGGTGGCTCGGCAGGATCCCGGTGTCCAAGATCCCAATCACGACGCCGCGGCCGAACCCAGACAGGCTCCAGAACGCCTCATTCCCGAGGTGAAGCCCGAGGAAGCCCGGCGAGCGCGTCGTCGCCAGCGGCAAGAACTCCTCGGGGTACAGCCTGAGGCACCCCTCGGTGGCCCTCACCGCGTCGGCCTCCTCGTCCGTGAGCCGCGCCGCGAAGCCGGTGAACACGTCGCTGTAGGAGTACACGATGCGcgggccgtcgccgccgccttcaaAGTCGGATCCGGATTCGGGCTTGGCCGCCTGCGGCAGGAACGAGCGGTGCCACTCCTCCacggagccgccgccggcggcggcggcggcgctctcgCCCCTCGGCTCGAGGTGCACGATGTAGTTCTTCCTCTCCTGCAGGTACCCCGCGCCGAGCAGCGGCGCGGACAGGAGCAGCACGGCGAGACAGTAGTACCGCCGCAGCGAGTCCATCATCGGTCAGTACAATGCCCGGTGCGGTGGAGATGGTGGTGGGGGTGGAGACGGTGAGGAGAGCAAGCGGGAGCGTTTTATAGGGGCGCGCGAGGCGAAGGCTTTCTgttgcggcggcgaggcgaggcgaggcgaggcgcgGGGGAGAGTGGAGTGGCAGTGAGCTGGAGGGCAGTGGCGGCATAGGCAGCGTTCGAATCCGATCAAAGGAGACACTTCTTCTCATTTTCCACGTTTTTTAAGCTATTAAAcgatatagtttttttaaaaaagttttatataaaagtttttttaaaaatcaggTTAATTTATTTCCTAAGTTTGTAAAAGCTAAtattcaattaatcatatattaatgactTTCTTCGTTTCACGTGAGCTGATTTGACTAATGGGCAATGTCATTTGCGAACGCTGCCTATGGTCGGTCAAAGGGTCGGTTGACCCATTTGGGCCCCGCCGGAGTGTGAAGCCGCGTCAAGAAACTcgagccaccaccaccgccggtgcgccggcgggcggcgtaTGGGTCACGACGGCTCACCCACGACGATTCCCATCACGCGAAATCAGCAAATGGCCGATATCATCACAAATCACATCCAGCTTGTATCATCTTTGCTCCAACCTGTTTTACACCTAAGTTTGTACACGTACGTTCTAGCACTCGTACTAGCCAGCCATTCGTGCGTTTGTTTGAGTTTTGCCCGGAGCTGGCTGCATTTTGAACATGCCATGGCGGGGCGAGACCTACTCGTAAGCTAAAAACGAAGGACGGAGACGAGACAAAGCTGGCCATCCTGAACAGATTCGCGGCCCCCTCCAGCGTCGCTCGCTCGCGTCCAAATGCAGGCGCGGCGCTACTGGACATCACCCTCCTCTACTCGATCGATCCACTGCTCTCTTTTTCGGtagccaacccaacccaacccacaaACCAAACCACACACACATCAAGCACGAGCACGTCGTCTTCTAGGATACAGACACCCTTCTGCCCACGAGCTGCAGCTTTGCAAAGCTGCACTACTAGTAGCTCTTGAGCAGATTGGCTAATCTTTCTTTGGCTTTTTAACCGGCCCGGTTCCCAGGGATTAAACTACCACTCACTCCAGTGAGGCAGTGAAGCATACTGGCTCCTGTGGGAGATGTTTGTTTGCTGATTAAGCTAAGTTCATTATACAGTTGGATTATCATTGGTCTCCTCGCCCATGCCATGAGGCTAACCCGGGACGGGTTGCTCGGTGACGGTGAGTATATGTTATGTTTAGCCCGTGGGGGGCACAAGTATCAACGTGACAGACGGGCGGATGTATGGATGGAACTAGTAGTACGTGCCTGCACCAGCACGGCCGTCGTGGCGTCGTGTCTGCTTGTTGGTATGTCGTGGCGTCGTGTCTGCTTGTTGGTAGGCTCAAACGTACTAGCTGCTCGCGCCATTTTATTATAGCATTATAAGGGAATACTGGCCAACTTTTCTGCTCAGCTCGCCGTTCTTGCATGCTTGTCAGGGACGCACGGGCAGCCATGGGCGTTGTTTTAGAttgtaaaaatttataaaaaacatcccatcaaaattttggacgcatatttaaagtattaaacgtagtctaattataaaataaattttatatttaccaaaaatcatgagacaaatcttttaagtttaattaattcatcataaGCAATGTTggactgtagcacttatggctaatcacgtcctaattaagcttaaaagattcgtctcacgattcccctataattatgtaattacttatgtatatttaatgcttaatttagatgtccaaagattcgatgtgatgtttctgGAAACTAAACTTGCGTTACACTGATtcttggagctagtagttgctGTTGAACTTGCttggtatatgtatatataaagtaagcTAAAAGCAGTCTTTCTCACCGAGGGAGTAGattttactaattatttttagtaagATAATACTTCCAAAATCCAATATAGACATTTCTTTAGCTTGTTTGTAGCAATAACTTATGTAAAAAATGATACTCTCTCTCCACCACTTGggcaatcaaattttaaatttcataaatcACTTAGATTAACATCTGATTAATTGGAAATACATCTATTTCTGCGTATTGGAATTAGTGCtcctaaaaaatacttatctcattctaaaaaaataaatctagtaCTAGATGTGACACATCCCGATACGACGAATCTAGATAGGAGGTATGTTCAAATTAGTAGTGCTAAAATGTATCATATCTATtagtcgttgattttttataggacTATGGGACTATCAAGGCAGTACAAAATTTGTattctaattatattttagaaagagGCTATTGCTATAACATGAGTACTATCTCCATTCTATACGAAGTGCAGCCGTATAGCCCATTTCTAGGCCTTAGATTCCTCTCTAGCTCGATCTACCTAATAGCTACTGTTGGTAGTACCCCAATTATACTACTAGCAAGTCAAGGCCTTGGCAAATCAGCTTGTTCCATGCATGACCATCTTCTGTTCTAGGTTTCCATGTGTGCTTAATTTATTGCATGTTCCACTAATCCACCGCATCTATGATACGGATGGCGACGGCTCCGGCTCGGGTAAGCCCTGCCCGGCCGCGCCCTGCGTGACACGGCAGCTAGCCATCGCCATGCATGCAGATTGATGTGTGCAAATCAATTAATATTGGTCGGGACGGATTAGTTTATCAATCACACCACAGCATTATTATTGCAATCGCTCTGGAATGGATCAATGGATTGATGTGTGCTGTAGACTGTCAGTTTAATTAACTAATGGCCTAACTAATATAAAAGCGTTAGGAGTTAGGATGGTCACAGCTCATACATATCCTAGGTCTACCCATTGATTCTGATGCCATGGATATGATCTCTGGTTCACTGTACTCCATCATTGGGTTTCTCGGTTCTCTTTCTACGCGTCTTCCTGAGCTCGATCGACGTATCTACTCCATGTCCAGATCAAGATTAACATTAGTAGTCAGCGTTGCAAATGATCATGCGTGTTAGACATGGGATAAGATCGTACGACTTTACTTTCCCCTGATGTATGGGAACCACGGCCACCATCGGATCCACATGTTAGCCAAAGTCAAGAAAAAGTTATGGTTTTGTCCgttagagatatattttaCTGGTGGAATTTCATGATTgatcgagaaaaaaattgctatattttgCGACGAGATCATCTAGAGGCCACAGGAAATGCATCGCATCTGCCATAAACACCAACGCGCAAAACGTGCCATCTGAACAATGAACAGATTCGCCGGGCGCCGTTACTCTGACGCTGACTACAATCAGACTGCACCGGCAAAGCTTAATTGTTCCAGCGTGCAATGCGGATTATTCGCCATCGGACATGATTAAGGTTTGCAGGTATATATATCATTCGATTTGGCAACAGAGTTGTCACTCGCACGAGTACAGTAGCTGCCGGCCAGCTGCCGTTCGTGCCCAGGCTGTAGTGTGCAGGCATGCAGATATTATGCATTCATTCTCAATTTCTCatctcgccgtcgccttcaGATGGAGACCCTGATCGATGGCGAGCGTAAGCGTGGTCCTGTAGCGAacgatctcctcctcgtcgcttAGTCTGAGCACGAAGAACCGGAGCAGCACGGCCGCGAAGACCTTCATCTGCCTGTACGCGAACTCCTTCCCGAGGCAGATTCTTGGCCCGGCCTACGGGAGCAAGCAAGCAGGAGATCAGTATCACACACAAATTCAGGATTCGGAAATCTCAGGTTCAGAAAGCTCGACGAGTGATGACGATGAGTTCAGTAGATTTGCACCTGGAAAGCTGGAAACTTGAACGGGCTTTCCGGCTGAAAGGCGCCGTGTTCGTCGAGCCAGCGTTCAGGCCTGAAGGCTTCAGCGTCTTTGCCCCACAAGCTCTCCATCCGGCCCATGGCGTAGGGGATGAAGTACACGATGTCCCCCTTGCGGACGTTGAACCCATTGGGCAGCACGTCGTCTGAGAAGCACTGCTTGTTTTCCTGAAACAATCGCCAGAAACAAGTAACAGCACGTCTGTTAGAAGTTAGAACTTAGAGTGTTCATTCTTGGTTGATTAATTAGCTTGTTGTTCATGATCATAGTCACCATTGGGACTGAAGGGTACAGCCGGAGCGTCTCCGCCAGGGCGGCGTGCAGGTACTGCATCTTGTTCAGTGCTTCGTCGGTCAGACTCTGCAAGAACTTGTCGACAGAAAGGGTGGCCCCGGCGTCGGTGGCCTCCATGGCTTCATGGAAGATCTTCTCCTGGGCTTCGGGGTGCTTGCACATCATGTACAGGAACCAAGCAAGCGCCCCCGCTGTGGTGTCCTTGCCGGCGATGACTATGTTCAGTATGATGTCTCTCAGGTACTTGTAATCAACCGTCCCAGTGTCGCTGGCCATTGCCTGGATGAATCTTGTCAGGATGTCCTGCCTTGAGATCTGTTGCAGGTGCAGGATTCAGAAATGGATGTGTGGATAGATGATTTTTGCAAAGCATTGTGTCGCTTACAGTGTCCTGTTCCATGGAGAGCTCGTCGGACCTGGCACGGATGAGCTTGTACACGAACGCGTCGACGACCTTGATCCTCTCCTTGAGCGTAGCCTCGTTGCCGACGTTGAGCAGCTTCGACAGCTTCCAGAACGGGTTGATGTAGCGGCGCATGGTGAACTCGCTGGCGTCGTCGAACGCATCGGCGAAGTGGCTCCCCTCGCCGGAGCCGTCCAGGGTGTTGAGGTCCTTGCCGAAGGCGATGGTGAAGATGGAGTCCATCGTCGCTCTCATCAGCAGCACCTGGAAGTCCGTGGACTGGCTCGACGCGGCGTGGCTggagacgacgccggcgagcttgGCGGCGTTCCTCCTGAAGACGGCGCAGCTGAAGTCGCGGAGGGCCCTCGTGGAGAAGTCGTAGCTGGCGATcttcctctgctgcttccacttgtcgccgtcgacggcgaagATGCCATCGCCGAACAGGTCCCTCGCGTTCCCGTAGTTAAACGGGCCCTGTCACAGAAACCGAACGTGTCACAACAAACATGGACCCTTCTGGGTTACTGGCCAATGAAATTGCTACTTGAGGTCAATTAACTTAAAAGCGAGtttgattttaattattaattttttattcatgtacCATGTCAATGCCACGTGAGTAGAGTTAGAAATTGGGCCGTGTTTTTATAGGTCGATCCCAGGCACGATGATCTGGTACGACAGAAAGCACGGTACGGCCTAACATGAATTGAGTTAGGCCGGCACGGCACGACACAGGTTGGGCTTGGGTCTAGAACACAAGAACATTGGACGGCACGACATGACACGATCATTGGGCCGTGCTTGGGTTGACACAGTCCAAAAGAGACACAAAACATTCACGCCATGCTGATTTTCTTTCTGGATCGTGCTTTCACAATaggttgattttatttttaggccATTAGTCATGTTAGTGTCATATCCATGTGCAACTCAGCATGCCTGTGAGCTTGTCTTACGGACATTGTCACGCACTCACATGGACACGATCACTTTAACGATCGGGTGATTCTTCTTGTTCGGTGCTTTGACACGACACAACATTGGTGGATTAATGCCTTTGACGTATGAGCTACCATAATATGACATGACAATACGACAGTAGACTAGATAACCTGTACTGGGTCATGCTTGGGCTGGCACAAACACAATATGCTTTTGGACTGTGCTTAGGCCATAGCATCACCCTCGTATGCCGGCATGACACGACATAGTGAGCAAGTCGGGCCGGGCCAGCATGACTAATTCGGCCCGCCCAAGTCCCACCTCTGCATGTGAGGATGGGCACCATGTCAAACCAATCACAATGACGCCACAGCCGAAATTATCGTCCAAACCACCTTAGCCTTTATGATCTATTTACACCGATTTTGATATCTGAGGAACCGGTTtgtatctgatttttttttgttggaggaCAAAAATTAGAATAGTTGATAAAATAAGGTACCTCCGTTATTCCACTTGCAAAGGTGATGGGTTCATTTTGTAACCGTGCGGCTGATTAATGGTCCTCACAGAACGGGATTGTGACTATTTGTAAAAGTTGGGTCGGAAGCCCGAAATGCGTCTGTGGTTCATGTGAGACCCATATTTTATGGGCCAGGACGCGTCTGGTCGATTTACATAAATATCTTCTGCACTCCATCCGTTTTTATagatataagatgttttgataCTATctgattaaataatatataggagtatatatttagattattcgtatttgtataaatttagagagccaaaaaaatattgtaacgTGACACCGAGGTAATAACTCTATTTGTTTCATCGAGAAGAcgttaaataatttttaagataatattCATTCCGGTGTTTgttttaagagttttttttaccatacctACCTTAAGTTACCATcctttttagtttaaaaaagtatctcaagttaccatctttttagtgtaaaaaaatACGATACATTGTACCTtgacgtaaaaaaaatttatactaaaattattgatatcttgagatatttttaatgatggtAAAAAGCCCTAGTTTTAAAGGAGCTACGTGCAGTTATTTAGAGATCGTAGGAAGAGTGGCTGCCAATTACAAAATCAAACAATTGAACGTGTTCAAGAATCGTATTTAAACGTCTCACGTACAtgtaataattatatacacacacgtgtttttattttaataataataatttttaatttgaatttaagatttttctaaattgtacttcTATGTGGAAGCTCATTTGacttctctttatttttttagttcccaattttttatacttatattttaaactatATCTGTACATAAGTTCttttatgtataatatttattattcaaattttatacacttctaaattgtatctATATGTAGACTCTCTCTTAATAATACTTATTTTAACctgaattttagatgttttaaAATTGTATTCATAAAAGGACTCTTGACTCAataataacatttttaatgttttaatctgaattttggatgttctaaattttatttacacatggactctttttttacttttctatatttttaatttgaaaattgtATTTCAATTCGAATTCTGTTTTCTGCTTTTGGATTAATATGAAATTTTCTAATCCATGAGAGAAAACGCGGTGActcatttttctattactttatatataatatatctttaaatataaatttattaatataattttatgcattaaatatatttctaatttgaGTAATATTGATCAGAATTTTATGAAATctgatattttcaaaaattatatgcacTATAGTTTACTACGGCCAGAGTaatactttataaataaagcaattttaccattcttaacaAGATATCAGGAGGTACAATTTTGTACCTCATACACTAATTTTGGTACAGTAActaactgtaaaattgctcactgtaaaattgctcttgtaAATAAGGCTTGGagatggaaaagaaaacaaagctcCAACCTCAGGTCTTGGATCGACTGAGTCTCATACAAGTATACCTCAAACTCCGAGTTATAATGAGTTGAGCTGAGATATAATTTTATCCTACGAGCTTACCGATTCAACTCGTGAATACTTGTTTAGTTCATCAAAAGAAGAGATTTGCCtaagtctaacaaaaagtaataaaaaataacttgaggtaccggtatctcgcaGTATCAAATCGTTTTAATTGTTGAATCTAATAGTGCATATCATACTtaactagatccaatggtgggaACCggtttggtatctcgaggtatcggtacctcgaggtactttttgttggaccagagcaaatcttttaaaagaaaagatttttttatcatcctaaaaaaatacctcaaggtatcccgaattttgcactaaatatcttgaggtatttttttcaagaatggtaaaaaagcttCAAAAGCAAAGATCACCGTatctttatatacatattagtatatatttaggttgttaattatgtattattatgttaatacatggtaaaataataaaacatttcATTGATGAGCCTAACAACGAGCTTAGCTTACCAGCATCGCGAGGCAAGATGACGAACTAAGCTTTTATCTCGTTAACGAACCGATAACGAGATTAAATGCGAATTGGAACTGCAGCGGTTTACAAAGATTACACCAGCAGTATGCTTACCTTGCCGTACTTGGGGAAGTTGGTCTTGAGGATGtgctcgacgac
It encodes the following:
- the LOC102708091 gene encoding subtilisin-like protease 4, whose translation is MMDSLRRYYCLAVLLLSAPLLGAGYLQERKNYIVHLEPRGESAAAAAGGGSVEEWHRSFLPQAAKPESGSDFEGGGDGPRIVYSYSDVFTGFAARLTDEEADAVRATEGCLRLYPEEFLPLATTRSPGFLGLHLGNEAFWSLSGFGRGVVIGILDTGILPSHPSFGDDGLQPPPKKWKGTCEFKAIAGGGCNNKIIGARAFGSAAVNSSAPPVDDAGHGTHTASTAAGNFVENANVRGNADGTASGMAPHAHLAIYKVCTRSRCSIMDIIAGLDAAVKDGVDVLSFSIGATSGTQFNYDPIAIAGFKAMERGIVVSCAAGNAGPEPGTVGNGAPWMLTVAAGTMDRAIRTTVKLGNGDEFDGESLFQPGNNSAANPLPLVYPGADGSETSRDCSVLRGAEVTGKVVLCESRGLNGRVEAGQTVAAYGGVGMIVMNTAAEGYTTFADAHVLPASHVSFDAGSKIAAYVNSTANPTASIAFKGTVIGSSPSPTVTFFSSRGPSKASPGILKPDITGPGMNILAAWAPSESHTEFSDGVGLSFFVESGTSMSTPHLSGIAALLKSLHPDWSPAAIKSAIMTTSDSVDRTGVPIKDEQYRHATFYAMGAGYVNPALAFDPGLVYDLHAADYIPYLCGLGIGDDGVKEIAHRPVTCSDVKTITEAELNYPSLVVNLLAQPITVNRTVTNVGKPSSVYTAVVDMPKEVSVIVQPPMLRFTELNEKQSFTVTVRWDGQPNVAGAEGNLKWVADDHIVRSPIVIPAKAD
- the LOC102721776 gene encoding cytochrome P450 704C1-like, which translates into the protein MGAEGGGGGEDSSYSPAAAVTAVSAGVALVVAVAICSYLAVTRGGGKQRRRRRPPVAGTVLHQLYHVRRIHDYHTALSREHMTFRMLVPAGGGQIYTCDPAVVEHILKTNFPKYGKGPFNYGNARDLFGDGIFAVDGDKWKQQRKIASYDFSTRALRDFSCAVFRRNAAKLAGVVSSHAASSQSTDFQVLLMRATMDSIFTIAFGKDLNTLDGSGEGSHFADAFDDASEFTMRRYINPFWKLSKLLNVGNEATLKERIKVVDAFVYKLIRARSDELSMEQDTISRQDILTRFIQAMASDTGTVDYKYLRDIILNIVIAGKDTTAGALAWFLYMMCKHPEAQEKIFHEAMEATDAGATLSVDKFLQSLTDEALNKMQYLHAALAETLRLYPSVPMENKQCFSDDVLPNGFNVRKGDIVYFIPYAMGRMESLWGKDAEAFRPERWLDEHGAFQPESPFKFPAFQAGPRICLGKEFAYRQMKVFAAVLLRFFVLRLSDEEEIVRYRTTLTLAIDQGLHLKATAR